The region CATCGAAAGTCCAGGCAGCAACGATGGATGAGTTGAAAAGCATCGGTGATACATTGCGCTCAAAATTAGGCAGCGGCGTCGGTGTGCTTGCCAGCATCATCGACGACAAGGTGGCATTCGTCTGCGTTGTGACGGATGATCTCATTCAAAACAAGAAGCTTCAGGCGGGAAAGATCGTCGGAGCAATGGCGAAGGAAGTGGGGGGCGGGGGCGGGGGCAAGCCCCATCTTGCGACCGCGGGTGGCAAAGATGTTGCCCGGCTCGACGAAGCACTCGCAAAAACAACGGTTATCGTTCAGTCATTCATTTCATAAACACGTCAGAGGACGCACTATGGCTCATTTGCCGGTTACCATTCTTGCCCGACAGGCTTTCGTTCAGGATGAACTGTTTGCAAGCGCCGATACAAAGAAGAAGATCTTCGACCAATGCACGGACAAGATTATCAAGGCGGTTGATGTGCTTATCAACGCGCTGAACAACAAGAAGAAAATTCTGTTGTGCGGCAACGGCGGCAGTGCAGCCGACTCCCAGCATCTCGCCACGGAATTCACGATCCGCATGAATCCGAACATCAAACGCCCCGGCATAGCCGCTCTCGCGCTGACTACCGATTCTTCGATGCTGACGGCCGGCGCAAACGACATCGGGTATGACAACGTGTTTGCCCGTGCCGTCGAAGCGTTGGGTAATAGCGGCGACGTGCTGATCGGCATCAGCACAAGCGGGAAATCGGAAAGCGTCAACAACGCGTTCAGAATGGCAAGATCAAAAGGCATGGCAACAATCGGACTTCTCGGCAAAGACGGCGGTTCCTCAAAAGATCTCTGCGATGTTGCTATCATCGTCCCTTCCAGCGATACGCAACGCATTCAGGAAGGGCATATCACCATCGGTCACATTTTGTGCGGATTGGTGGAAACCGAGATGTACGGATAGACTATCCACGAGGAAGCGAGGAATCGCGATTCCATCGTTACGCTTCGTGGCTTGAGATTTCTCCCCAAGTATGGAAAACTCACACACAAGCCGGCAGGTCGGCAGCTCAGCAAGGGTGTTGACCCGCAAGGGGGATTTCCTCATCCCCTTTCTCATGGTGTTGTTCGATTTTCTGGCAATCGAGTTTGCATTTCTCTTTTCCTACTGGCTCCGGTTTCAAAGTACGCTCGTCCATTATCTCGGTGTGAAAGAGGCCGGTGGCCCGCCTTTCGAGGGATATCTGTACGGCTCCTTCTTCGTGGCTCTTGTGTGGCTTTTGCTGTTTCATGCACGCAAAACCTACGGGGCGCGGCGTAACATCTCGCTTTCCGACGAACTGATCAACGTCGTCAAGGTTATAAGCCTCGGCATGCTCATCGTGATGAGCGCGGCGTTCTTCTATCGAGACTTCTCCTACTCCCGAATCGTCTTCGGATTTTTGTGGGGAACGTCGATTGCCTCCGTCATGGCAGGACGCGCCATTGTACAGTGGTTCGAACGTCGTCTGTACCGTAAAGGAAGGCACCTCCAGCAGTGCATCATCATCGGCGGAGAGAGTCTTGCCAATCAGGTGTATGCCGAATTGCACCGGCATCCGTCATTCGGTTTCAATATTCTCGGCTATCTTGCGGACAGCACAGCGGATGAGGAGATGGCGCTTGCACGGGCACCCTACCTCGGCACTGTACAGCAGGCCGCCGACTTCATTCAAAAGAACAACGTGGAGCTTGTGTTCATTGCGCTACGTTCGAAAGACCAGCATCTTTTGTTCGATTTGATAGGTGAATGCGAAGGGATCAATGTGGAGTTCATGATGGTTCCTGACGTGCTTGACATCCTCACGAGCGACGTCAGCGTGAAAGAACTTCAGGGGATCCCGTTCCTGAGAATCAAGGGCATTCCGCTGACGTCGTGGGGCAGAATCACAAAGCGAACGTTCGATATTGCCGTCTCCGCGTCGCTGCTGTTGCTGCTGTCACCGCTTTGGCTGCTCATCATGCTGCTTGTCAAACTGAGCTCACCCGGACCGGTGTTTTTCAAGCAGGAACGCGTCGGTGTTGACGGGCAGGGATTTCAAATGTACAAGTTCCGCTCGATGCGCGTTGACGCGGAATCGGAAACCGGACCCGTCTGGGCCGCAAAGCACGAT is a window of Bacteroidota bacterium DNA encoding:
- a CDS encoding undecaprenyl-phosphate glucose phosphotransferase; the encoded protein is MENSHTSRQVGSSARVLTRKGDFLIPFLMVLFDFLAIEFAFLFSYWLRFQSTLVHYLGVKEAGGPPFEGYLYGSFFVALVWLLLFHARKTYGARRNISLSDELINVVKVISLGMLIVMSAAFFYRDFSYSRIVFGFLWGTSIASVMAGRAIVQWFERRLYRKGRHLQQCIIIGGESLANQVYAELHRHPSFGFNILGYLADSTADEEMALARAPYLGTVQQAADFIQKNNVELVFIALRSKDQHLLFDLIGECEGINVEFMMVPDVLDILTSDVSVKELQGIPFLRIKGIPLTSWGRITKRTFDIAVSASLLLLLSPLWLLIMLLVKLSSPGPVFFKQERVGVDGQGFQMYKFRSMRVDAESETGPVWAAKHDPRRTPIGVILRKTSMDELPQLFNVLKGEMSLVGPRPERPYFVEQFKHLVPKYLDRHRVKTGVTGWAQVNGLRGDTSIEERIKYDLYYIENWSLAFDIKILLRTIRAALSVKEVH
- a CDS encoding alanine--tRNA ligase, with protein sequence SKVQAATMDELKSIGDTLRSKLGSGVGVLASIIDDKVAFVCVVTDDLIQNKKLQAGKIVGAMAKEVGGGGGGKPHLATAGGKDVARLDEALAKTTVIVQSFIS
- a CDS encoding D-sedoheptulose 7-phosphate isomerase, whose product is MAHLPVTILARQAFVQDELFASADTKKKIFDQCTDKIIKAVDVLINALNNKKKILLCGNGGSAADSQHLATEFTIRMNPNIKRPGIAALALTTDSSMLTAGANDIGYDNVFARAVEALGNSGDVLIGISTSGKSESVNNAFRMARSKGMATIGLLGKDGGSSKDLCDVAIIVPSSDTQRIQEGHITIGHILCGLVETEMYG